The region GGCTGAGACCGATATGAATGTGGTGATGACCGAAACCGGTAAAATGATCGAGATCCAAGGCACCGCAGAAGGCGAACCCTTTAGCCATGAAGAACTGTTGAGTTTACTTGAGCTGGCTAAGCACGGGATCCGTGAGATTGTTGATGTACAGAAAGCGGCATTGAGTTAAATTTATCGAATTAAATAAATACCTAGTAGTATAAGAGCCCTTCAGGGTTCTTTTTATTACTGATAAATTGTTAAGGAGAGATTGTGAAAGCCTATCAGCGTGAGTTTATTGAATTTGCATTAGAACGTCAGGTATTAAAGTTTGGCGAGTTTACACTTAAATCTGGTCGTATTAGCCCTTATTTTTTCAATGCTGGTTTGTTTAACACAGGTCGAGATCTCGCTCGTCTTGGGCGTTTCTATGCGGCGGCATTAGTGGATTCTGCTATTGAGCATGATTTATTGTTTGGCCCAGCGTACAAGGGTATTCCTATTGCGACAACAACAGCAGTGGCCTTGTGTGAGCATCATGATATTGATATTCCTTATTGCTTTAATCGTAAAGAGAAGAAAGATCACGGTGAAGGTGGCAGTTTAGTTGGCAGTGAGCTTAAAGGGCGTGTCATGCTAGTTGATGACGTTATCACTGCAGGTACTGCTATTCGCGAGTCTATGGAAATCATCGCTGCCCATGATGCAGAACTTGCAGGCGTGTTGATTGCACTGGACCGCCAAGAGAAAGGCAAAGGTGAACTTTCGGCGATTCAAGAGGTGGAGCGTGATTTTGGCTGTCAAATTATATCGATTATCAAGCTAGGTGATTTGATTAATTACCTGTCTGAAAAATCGGGTATGGAAGTACAGCTTGAGTCTGTGAGCGCTTATCGCGACCAATACGGGATTTAAGCTGCATTGGAGTTCCTAGTCCTTAGTTTCTAGGAACTTATCTGTGATCTAATTACTCAAAAATTCGGCTCTGGTTGCTGGATTAGACTTGAAAATCCCTCCCAAGGCTGTGGTGGTTGTGGAACTCGTCGAGTCCATCACACCACGTGATTTCACACAGTAATGTACCGCATCCATCTTCACGGCAACATCTTGTGTTTCGAGTAGGGTCTGCAGGGCGACTAAGACTTGCTGAGTCAATCGTTCTTGAACTTGGGGACGCTGAGCAAAAAATCTCACGATGCGATTAATTTTTGATAGACCAATAATATTTTTACGCGGCAGGTAAGCTACAGTGGCCAAGCCATCTATGGTGACTAAATGATGCTCACAAGTACTGGTTAGGCTGATATCATTCACCTTGACCATTTCATCGAAGCCCATTTTATTTTCAATGACAGTGATTTTGGGGAAGTTAGCGTAATCGAGTCCAGAGAAAATTTCATCGACATACATTTTAGCGATACGACGTGGTGTATCGGTAAGGCTATCATCTGATAGGTCGAGAGACATTAGCGTTAAAATCTCTCTCATATGCTGTTCTATCTTAGTTTTTCGCTCGTCGGCGCTAAATTCGCTCGGCAGCATAGGCGTTTCGAGACCACGCGCTGATAGTGCTGTTTGCACTAGTTTGGCTGACTCACTGAGAACGGCTTCTTTTGATGTCATAAGTTCCTCCACTATCATCATGAGTGGTGATATTCAGTATTTCTTTGTCCGTAGACTTTGAGTTTCAACGAGTGTTTAGTTATCTCAGAAAAAAATATAGAGTGGTAACTATTCGCATTGAATTAGAGTAAAAGCAGGATACCGTTATTTGGTGTAAATATATACCATAAAAGCAGGTTACAAATAATAAAAAAGCCGATGATGGTCATCGACTTTTTAGCAGTACTGGGAGTATGGCTATT is a window of Shewanella sp. VB17 DNA encoding:
- the pyrE gene encoding orotate phosphoribosyltransferase, coding for MKAYQREFIEFALERQVLKFGEFTLKSGRISPYFFNAGLFNTGRDLARLGRFYAAALVDSAIEHDLLFGPAYKGIPIATTTAVALCEHHDIDIPYCFNRKEKKDHGEGGSLVGSELKGRVMLVDDVITAGTAIRESMEIIAAHDAELAGVLIALDRQEKGKGELSAIQEVERDFGCQIISIIKLGDLINYLSEKSGMEVQLESVSAYRDQYGI
- the folE gene encoding GTP cyclohydrolase I FolE, with protein sequence MTSKEAVLSESAKLVQTALSARGLETPMLPSEFSADERKTKIEQHMREILTLMSLDLSDDSLTDTPRRIAKMYVDEIFSGLDYANFPKITVIENKMGFDEMVKVNDISLTSTCEHHLVTIDGLATVAYLPRKNIIGLSKINRIVRFFAQRPQVQERLTQQVLVALQTLLETQDVAVKMDAVHYCVKSRGVMDSTSSTTTTALGGIFKSNPATRAEFLSN